One part of the Nymphaea colorata isolate Beijing-Zhang1983 chromosome 8, ASM883128v2, whole genome shotgun sequence genome encodes these proteins:
- the LOC116259371 gene encoding uncharacterized protein LOC116259371 isoform X2, translated as MGTVLDSHFLALTAIVTIGYQFLFFVVTALLRFDKVTDFAGSTNFVILAVLTLCVRGVWHFRQVVLSLLVVVWGLRLGLFLLMRILNWGEDRRFDDMRDNLGKLAVFWIFQAVWVWTVSLPVTIVNASDMNPGVKVQDIIGWIMWVVGFSVEATADQQKLQFKNSPGNRGNWCNVGLWKFSRHPNYFGEILLWWGIFVASTPVLEGAEWLVVVGPAFLTLLLLFISGIPLLEDSSDKRFGTRAEYLLYKKVTSPLIPLPPTVYGELPAWLKTYFLFEFPMYNRSLPQSERSN; from the exons ATGGGAACTGTTCTTGACTCGCACTTCCTTGCCCTCACTGCCATCGTCACT ATTGGATACCAGTTCCTCTTCTTCGTCGTCACCGCCTTGCTGAGGTTCGACAAGGTCACCGACTTCGCTG GCAGCACAAATTTTGTCATCCTCGCCGTATTAACGCTTTGCGTTAGAGGAGTATGGCATTTTAGACag GTGGTTTTGAGCTTGCTTGTGGTTGTATGGGGTCTTCGGCTGGGACTCTTTCTGTTAATGAG GATTCTTAACTGGGGTGAAGACCGGCGGTTTGATGACATGCGGGATAATTTAGGAAAATTAGCTGTATTCTGGATATTCCAG GCAGTCTGGGTATGGACTGTAAGTTTGCCTGTAACAATTGTTAATGCTAGTGACATGAACCCTGGGGTCAAAGTCCAGGATATTATCGGGTGGATCATGTGGGTCGTGGGGTTTTCTGTTGAAGCAACAGCAGATCAACAGAAGTTGCAATTTAAAAATTCTCCTGGAAACAGAGGAAACTGGTGCAATGTAGGGCTCTGGAAATTTTCGAGGCATCCAAATTATTTTGGTGAG ATTTTGCTTTGGTGGGGCATTTTCGTGGCATCTACACCCGTGCTAGAAGGTGCCGAGTGGCTGGTAGTTGTTGGACCAGCGTTCCTCACATTGTTGCTTCTTTTCATTAGTGGCATCCCACTGCTTGAG GATTCATCAGACAAGCGTTTTGGCACCAGGGCAGAGTACCTCTTATACAAAAAAGTAACAAG CCCTCTTATTCCTTTACCGCCAACTGTATATGGAGAATTACCGGCATGGTTGAAAAcgtattttctttttgaatttcctATGTACAATCGCAGTCTACCTCAAAGTGAAAGATCAAACTG
- the LOC116259371 gene encoding uncharacterized protein LOC116259371 isoform X1, whose translation MGTVLDSHFLALTAIVTIGYQFLFFVVTALLRFDKVTDFAGSTNFVILAVLTLCVRGVWHFRQVVLSLLVVVWGLRLGLFLLMRILNWGEDRRFDDMRDNLGKLAVFWIFQAVWVWTVSLPVTIVNASDMNPGVKVQDIIGWIMWVVGFSVEATADQQKLQFKNSPGNRGNWCNVGLWKFSRHPNYFGEILLWWGIFVASTPVLEGAEWLVVVGPAFLTLLLLFISGIPLLEDSSDKRFGTRAEYLLYKKVTSPLIPLPPTVYGELPAWLKTYFLFEFPMYNRSLPQSERSNWCRLSAGRTGKAD comes from the exons ATGGGAACTGTTCTTGACTCGCACTTCCTTGCCCTCACTGCCATCGTCACT ATTGGATACCAGTTCCTCTTCTTCGTCGTCACCGCCTTGCTGAGGTTCGACAAGGTCACCGACTTCGCTG GCAGCACAAATTTTGTCATCCTCGCCGTATTAACGCTTTGCGTTAGAGGAGTATGGCATTTTAGACag GTGGTTTTGAGCTTGCTTGTGGTTGTATGGGGTCTTCGGCTGGGACTCTTTCTGTTAATGAG GATTCTTAACTGGGGTGAAGACCGGCGGTTTGATGACATGCGGGATAATTTAGGAAAATTAGCTGTATTCTGGATATTCCAG GCAGTCTGGGTATGGACTGTAAGTTTGCCTGTAACAATTGTTAATGCTAGTGACATGAACCCTGGGGTCAAAGTCCAGGATATTATCGGGTGGATCATGTGGGTCGTGGGGTTTTCTGTTGAAGCAACAGCAGATCAACAGAAGTTGCAATTTAAAAATTCTCCTGGAAACAGAGGAAACTGGTGCAATGTAGGGCTCTGGAAATTTTCGAGGCATCCAAATTATTTTGGTGAG ATTTTGCTTTGGTGGGGCATTTTCGTGGCATCTACACCCGTGCTAGAAGGTGCCGAGTGGCTGGTAGTTGTTGGACCAGCGTTCCTCACATTGTTGCTTCTTTTCATTAGTGGCATCCCACTGCTTGAG GATTCATCAGACAAGCGTTTTGGCACCAGGGCAGAGTACCTCTTATACAAAAAAGTAACAAG CCCTCTTATTCCTTTACCGCCAACTGTATATGGAGAATTACCGGCATGGTTGAAAAcgtattttctttttgaatttcctATGTACAATCGCAGTCTACCTCAAAGTGAAAGATCAAACTG